The proteins below come from a single Thunnus thynnus chromosome 10, fThuThy2.1, whole genome shotgun sequence genomic window:
- the plekha8 gene encoding pleckstrin homology domain-containing family A member 8, translating into MEGMLYKWTNYISGWQPRWFVLDGGTLSYYDSQEDAWKGCKGSIKISVCEIQVHSSDSTRVDLTIPGEQYFYLRAINAAERQKWLVALGTAKACLTDNRTKREKELQENTEALKTKMSELRLYCDLLLQQVNKIKENDELGDTAETGIDTGNMVKSTCTTFLKTLEECMQIANRTFSTDMATQSPPGSPPVAAIKPQKIKPVNQLNQNLGEKWRDLSETTGEAIAHDNQSLDSGAEGPDEPDRPEHHPSPSDIDAANGNSSIQEEQVDPSLHTTQNTSETKHYDQPAEGDEENDTDDQKDTKQEQKHKVDQSEEHGNNSEEENAVQPQQQQEAVPDQDEQDEQDEQYEQDEVQHEGETSRDSTEPEDTEQVETFFSTMSHRFSDLRLDDDNGIPTQEFLDSCYAIVPVLDKLGSTVFAPVKMDFVGNIKKIQQKLMSDPDSFPTLQSIVLHEVQADVTQVRNSATEALLWLRRGLKFLKEFLSEINAGEQDIQGALNNAYGKTLRQYHGWVVRGVFALALRAAPSYQSFAAALVSREGDELKSGFKSGMHRDLDVYLPAMQKQLAILDALYEEYNLESDEVV; encoded by the exons ATGGAGGGAATGCTGTATAAGTGGACCAATTACATAAGCG GTTGGCAACCTCGTTGGTTTGTGCTAGATGGAGGAACTTTGTCTTACTATGACTCTCAAGAAGATGCCTGGAAAGGTTGCAAGGGCAGCattaaaatttcagtttgtgaaATACAAG tTCATTCCTCTGACTCGACACGAGTGGACCTGACCATACCTGGAGAGCAGTACTTTTACCTCAGAGCCATTAATGCAGCAGAGAGGCAAAAATGGCTGGTGGCACTGGGAACAGCCAAAGCTTGCCTTACAGACAACCGAACTAAGAGAGAAAAAG AACTCCAGGAGAACACAGAGGCGCTGAAAACTAAGATGTCAGAACTCAGATTGTACTGTGACCTTCTTCTCCAACAAGTAAACAAGATCAAGGAGAATGATGAGCTAGGAGACACAGCGGAG ACAGGCATAGACACTGGAAACATGGTGAAATCTACATGCACCACTTTCCTTAAGACTCTAGAGGAATGCATGCAGATAGCGAATCGTACTTTCAGTACGGATATGGCAACACAGAGTCCACCAGGATCTCCCCCAGTAGCAGCCATTAAACCTCAGAAG aTTAAACCTGTCAATCAGTTAAATCAGAACCTTGGAGAAAA ATGGAGAGATTTGTCTGAAACCACAGGAGAAGCAATTGCACATGACAACCAGAGCCTAGACTCTGGAGCAGAGGGGCCAGATGAACCAGACAGACCGGAACACCATCCCTCCCCATCAG ACATTGATGCAGCCAATGGCAACAGCTCAATCCAGGAGGAGCAGGTTGATCCTTCCCTACACACTACCCAGAATACCTCTGAGACTAAACACTACGACCAACCGGCAGAGGGGGATGAGGAGAACGACACTGATGATCAAAAGGACACAAAACAAGAGCAGAAGCACAAAGTGGACCAAAGTGAAGAGCACGGCAACAATAGCGAAGAAGAGAACGCTGTCCAGCCCCAGCAGCAACAGGAAGCTGTTCCAGACCAAGACGAGCAAGATGAGCAAGATGAGCAATATGAGCAAGACGAGGTTCAGCATGAAGGAGAGACGTCCAGAGATTCAACAGAGccagaagacacagagcaggtgGAAACTTTCTTCAGCACAATGAGTCACAG atttagtgATTTAAGACTGGACGACGACAATGGTATCCCCACACAAGAGTTTTTGGACTCATGCTATGCAATAGTGCCTGTATTAG acaAGCTGGGGTCCACAGTGTTTGCACCAGTTAAAATGGATTTTGTTGGAAATATCAAG AAAATTCAGCAGAAGCTGATGTCAGACCCCGACAGTTTTCCCACACTACAGTCCATCGTGCTGCATGAAGTGCAGGCAGACGTCACCCAGGTGCGCAACTCTGCCACTGAGGCCCTGCTGTGGCTCAGGCGAGGCCTGAAGTTCCTCAAGGAGTTTTTGTCAGAAATCAACGCAGGAGAACAAGACATCCAGGGTGCCCTCA ACAATGCCTATGGAAAGACTCTTCGACAGTACCATGGATGGGTTGTGCGAGGTGTATTTGCT TTGGCACTGAGAGCTGCCCCATCTTATCAAAGTTTCGCTGCTGCTTTAGTGTCCAGAGAAGGTGACGAGCTGAAGAGCGGCTTCAAAAGCGGCATGCACAGGGACCTGGATGTGTACCTGCCTGCTATGCAGAAGCAGCTGGCCATCCTTGATGCCCTGTATGAAGAATACAACCTGGAGTCTGACGAGGTGGTGTGA
- the fkbp14 gene encoding peptidyl-prolyl cis-trans isomerase FKBP14: protein MIFFSICSILPSLFAFATGGKLPEPEVKIEVIQKPFMCYRKAKYGDMLLVHYEGYLESNGTMFHSSRKHGDKNPVWFTLGIREVIKGWDKGLQNMCTGEHRKLTVPPSLAYGKEGKGQIPPGSTLIFDIELMEIRNGPRSHETFREMDLNDDWKLSRQEVKEYLKKEYEKHGYSPNDTEHEAMIDDIFKNEDEDEDGFISTREFTYQHDEL, encoded by the exons atgatctttttttctatttgttcgATACTGCCATCGCTGTTTGCGTTTGCAACCGGGGGGAAACTACCTGAGCCAGAAGTCAAAATTGAAGTTATACAAAAACCTTTTATGTGTTACCGTAAGGCAAAATATGGAGATATGCTTCTTGTACATTACGAGGGATACTTGGAGAGTAATGGCACCATGTTTCATTCCAG CCGCAAGCATGGGGATAAAAATCCAGTATGGTTCACACTTGGGATCCGAGAGGTGATCAAGGGCTGGGATAAGGGTCTGCAGAACATGTGCACAGGAGAGCACCGAAAACTGACTGTCCCTCCATCTCTGGCATATGGCAAGGAAGGAAAAG GCCAGATCCCTCCAGGCAGTACCCTAATTTTCGACATTGAGCTCATGGAGATCCGAAATGGTCCCAGGTCACATGAAACTTTCCGGGAGATGGATCTCAATGATGACTGGAAGCTCTCCAGACAGGAG GTGAAAGAGTACTTAAAGAAGGAGTATGAGAAACATGGATACTCACCCAACGACACAGAACATGAAGCAATGATAGATGATATCTTCAAAAAcgaggatgaggatgaagatggtTTCATATCAACCAGGGAATTCACCTACCAACATGATGAACTTTAA
- the hacl1 gene encoding 2-hydroxyacyl-CoA lyase 1 — protein sequence MDEVTGAQLIAESLKTQRVEYMFGIVGVPIIEVAMAAQAAGIKYVGMRNEQAACYAASAIGYLTGRPGACLVVSGPGLIHALGGMANANMNCWPVVVIGGSSDQNQETAGAFQEFPQVEACRLYSKFSARPSSLEAIPSVIEKAVRTSIYGRPGACYVDIAGDMVNAKVDRSKVRVVSGCSPPPISLADHSAITEAIAVLKAAKRPLVIIGKGAAYGQAETALKEFVEMSRLPFLPTPMGKGVLPDDHPNCVAAARSRALLQADVVLLLGARLNWILHFGLPPRFDPDVKVIQVDLCAEEMGNNVRPAVALLGDISAIVTQLLECVCKDGWKYPSETEWWSTLKEKAAANAKISRALALQSTLPMNYYTVFHHISQLLPRDCIIVSEGANTMDIGRTMLNNYLPRHRLDAGTFGTMGVGLGFAIAAAAVERSENKGRRIVCVEGDSAFGFSGMEVETMCRYNLPVVIIVVNNNGIYSGVDPETWKEMAKMGDLATIAPPVTLLPEARYDEIMSAFGGQGFLVRTVEELRSALQLSLSDWKRPSLLNVLIDPSSDRKQQEFPWLTRSNL from the exons ATGGACGAAGTGACAGGAGCTCAGCTAATTGCTGAGTCTCTTAAAACTCAG AGAGTGGAGTACATGTTTGGGATCGTTGGTGTTCCTATCATTGAGGTGGCCATGGCTGCTCAGGCTGCAGGGATCAAATATGTGGGAATGCGCAACGAACAAGCG GCATGTTATGCAGCATCTGCCATCGGATACCTCACTGGGAG ACCAGGTGCCTGCTTGGTGGTGTCTGGACCTGGACTCATTCATGCTCTGGGTGGAATGGCCAATGCTAACATGAACTGCTG GCCAGTGGTTGTTATTGGGGGATCCTCAGATCAAAACCAAGAAACAGCAGGAGCCTTTCAGGAGTTTCCTCAG gtgGAAGCATGTCGCCTGTATAGCAAATTCTCTGCTAGACCGAGCAGTCTGGAAGCCATCCCTTCAGTGATAGAGAAG GCTGTTCGCACAAGCATTTATGGACGTCCAGGTGCTTGTTATGTGGACATTGCAGGGGACATGGTCAATGCAAAAGTGGACAGAAGCAAAGTCAG AGTTGTGTCCGGTTGTTCACCTCCTCCTATCAGTTTGGCTGACCACAGTGCAATCACAGAAGCCATCGCTGTCTTAAAAGCAGCTAAAAGACCTCTTGTCATCATTGGCAAAG GAGCAGCCTATGGCCAAGCAGAAACTGCTCTGAAGGAGTTTGTGGAAATGAGCCGCCTGCCGTTTCTGCCCACCCCCATGGGCAAAGGAGTTTTGCCTGATGATCACCCCAACTGTGTGGCTGCTGCCCGCTCACG AGCTCTTCTCCAGGCTGACGTTGTGCTTCTTCTTGGAGCCCGGCTGAACTGGATCCTGCATTTTGGTCTGCCACCTAGATTTGATCCTGATGTCAAGGTCATCCAG GTTGACCTTTGTGCTGAGGAGATGGGGAACAATGTGAGGCCTGCTGTTGCTCTTCTGGGAGACATCAGTGCTATTGTCACTCAG CTCCTGGAGTGTGTCTGTAAAGATGGCTGGAAGTATCCCTCTGAGACAGAGTGGTGGAGCACATTGAAGGAGAAAGCTGCTGCCAATGCGAAAATATCAAGG gcGCTCGCTCTTCAGTCAACACTGCCTATGAACTACTACACAGTGTTTCACCACATCTCCCAGTTGCTGCCACGTGACTGCATCATTGTCAGCGAGGGGGCAAATACTATGGACATAGGACGCACTATGTTGAACAACTACCTACCTCGACACAG GTTGGATGCAGGCACATTTGGAACAATGGGAGTAGGCCTTGGTTTTGCTATAGCAGCAGCCGCTGTGGAGAGGAGCGAGAATAAAGGCAGAAGGATAGTCTGCGTGGAAGGAGACAGTGCATTTGGGTTTTCTGGCATGGAGGTTGAAACCATGTGCAG GTATAATCTACCTGTAGTCATCATTGTGGTCAATAATAATGGTATATACAGCGGAGTGGATCCTGAGACATGGAAAGAAATGGCAAAAATGGGAGATCTGGCCACTAT AGCTCCACCTGTGACCCTCCTACCCGAGGCACGCTATGATGAGATCATGTCTGCGTTTGGAGGTCAAGGGTTTCTGGTGAGGACGGTGGAGGAGCTGCGTAGTGCCTTACAGCTTAGCTTGAGTGACTGGAAGAGACCCAGTCTCCTGAACGTGCTTATCGACCCTTcctcagacagaaaacagcag GAATTTCCATGGCTGACCCGCTCCAACCTTTAG
- the colq gene encoding acetylcholinesterase collagenic tail peptide isoform X2: MTLLTLGLYLPLWFHYGLAQSSIPDSFIPFPAALRSQEQQRRFNPCCLLSLPPPPLFPPPPSLWRRHTHNEDIYGGRSEPGHEDKGACVQGPPGPAGPIGPQGPPGLPGIEGPKGEKGEIGRPGQKGRTGPPGLPGKQGPAGWPGPSGPKGEKGDSGLMGLPGARGPIGPRGLSGYKGEKGSQGVRGEGGMKGDKGAMGFPGMLGQKGEMGPKGEPGISGNRGPTGRPGKRGKQGMKGDPGSLGPMGPAGPQGPPGHPGPPGSPATGLYMVGTKGARGPPGPPGKCSCGTFSNSQFEDHPSRGSYPKVPAIFVVSNEEELERLHTDNALAFRKDQRSLYFKDIDGWLPIQLTPFQSMENAPDEEGYCGDGIVQITNGEECDDRNRVVTDGCVKCKHAYCGDGYRYEGAEECDGKDFGYQTCNSYLPGSYGHLKCTPYCVIDSTNCKYFT; encoded by the exons ATGACTCTTCTAACACTTGGACTGTATCTGCCACTGTGGTTTCATTATGGCCTGGCTCAGTCTTCTATTCCGGACAGCTTTATTCCATTCCCAGCAG CTCTCAGATcccaggagcagcagaggagattcAACCCATGCTGTTTACTGAGTCTGCCTCCACCCCCGCTGTTTCCTCCACCCCCTTCACTTTGGCGCCGCCACACTCAT aATGAAGACATTTATGGAGGTCGATCAGAGCCGGGCCATGAGGACAAAGGTGCCTGTGTCCAAGGCCCCCCTGGGCCTGCTGGTCCCATTGGACCTCAG GGTCCACCTGGATTGCCTGGTATAGAAGGACCTAAGGGAGAAAAG GGAGAAATCGGAAGACCTGGGCAAAAG GGTCGCACAGGTCCTCCTGGACTTCCTGGGAAGCAGGGACCAGCTGGATGGCCAGGACCAAGTGGGCCCAAA GGTGAGAAAGGTGACTCAGGGCTGATGGGCTTGCCTGGAGCCAGAGGACCAATTGGGCCACGG GGTTTATCTGGATATAAAGGTGAAAAG GGTTCACAAGGTGTTCGTGGTGAGGGTGGCATGAAAGGAGACAAG GGCGCAATGGGTTTCCCAGGAATGCTTGGACAGAAA GGTGAAATGGGTCCAAAAGGAGAACCTGGGATCTCAGGAAACAGAGGACCCACTGGCCGACCAGGGAAGAGAGGCAAACAG GGAATGAAAGGAGACCCGGGCAGTCTAGGTCCTATGGGACCTGCAGGCCCACAGGGACCTCCTGGCCATCCTGGTCCTCCTGGTTCACCTGCCACAG GACTTTACATGGTTGGAACAAAGGGTGCACGTGGTCCACCTGGGCCGCCTGGAAAGTGTAGCTGCGGCACTTTCAGTAATTCTCAATTTGAAGATCATCCCTCCAGAGGAAGCTATCCTAAAGTACCAGCG ATATTCGTGGTGAGTAATGAGGAAGAACTGGAGCGCCTTCACACAGATAACGCTCTTGCATTCCGCAAAGACCAGAGATCTCTCTATTTCAAAGACATTGATGGCTGGCTGCCAATTCAG CTGACTCCGTTCCAGTCCATGGAAAACGCACCAGACGAGGAAGGTTACTGTGGAGATGGGATAGTGCAGATTACTAATGGAGAGGAGTGTGATGACAGAAACAGAGTCGTCACCGACGGCTGTGTCA AGTGTAAACACGCCTACTGTGGAGACGGATATCGCTATGAGGGGGCTGAGGAGTGTGATGGAAAAGACTTTGGATACCAGACATGTAATTCATATCTTCCAGG GTCATATGGTCACCTCAAGTGCACACCATACTGTGTTATTGACTCCACAAACTGCAAGTACTTCACTTGA
- the colq gene encoding acetylcholinesterase collagenic tail peptide isoform X1 encodes MTLLTLGLYLPLWFHYGLAQSSIPDSFIPFPAALRSQEQQRRFNPCCLLSLPPPPLFPPPPSLWRRHTHNEDIYGGRSEPGHEDKGACVQGPPGPAGPIGPQGPPGLPGIEGPKGEKGEIGRPGQKGRTGPPGLPGKQGPAGWPGPSGPKGEKGDSGLMGLPGARGPIGPRGLSGYKGEKGSQGVRGEGGMKGDKGAMGFPGMLGQKGEMGPKGEPGISGNRGPTGRPGKRGKQGMKGDPGSLGPMGPAGPQGPPGHPGPPGSPATGLYMVGTKGARGPPGPPGKCSCGTFSNSQFEDHPSRGSYPKVPAIFVVSNEEELERLHTDNALAFRKDQRSLYFKDIDGWLPIQTFPFQLTPFQSMENAPDEEGYCGDGIVQITNGEECDDRNRVVTDGCVKCKHAYCGDGYRYEGAEECDGKDFGYQTCNSYLPGSYGHLKCTPYCVIDSTNCKYFT; translated from the exons ATGACTCTTCTAACACTTGGACTGTATCTGCCACTGTGGTTTCATTATGGCCTGGCTCAGTCTTCTATTCCGGACAGCTTTATTCCATTCCCAGCAG CTCTCAGATcccaggagcagcagaggagattcAACCCATGCTGTTTACTGAGTCTGCCTCCACCCCCGCTGTTTCCTCCACCCCCTTCACTTTGGCGCCGCCACACTCAT aATGAAGACATTTATGGAGGTCGATCAGAGCCGGGCCATGAGGACAAAGGTGCCTGTGTCCAAGGCCCCCCTGGGCCTGCTGGTCCCATTGGACCTCAG GGTCCACCTGGATTGCCTGGTATAGAAGGACCTAAGGGAGAAAAG GGAGAAATCGGAAGACCTGGGCAAAAG GGTCGCACAGGTCCTCCTGGACTTCCTGGGAAGCAGGGACCAGCTGGATGGCCAGGACCAAGTGGGCCCAAA GGTGAGAAAGGTGACTCAGGGCTGATGGGCTTGCCTGGAGCCAGAGGACCAATTGGGCCACGG GGTTTATCTGGATATAAAGGTGAAAAG GGTTCACAAGGTGTTCGTGGTGAGGGTGGCATGAAAGGAGACAAG GGCGCAATGGGTTTCCCAGGAATGCTTGGACAGAAA GGTGAAATGGGTCCAAAAGGAGAACCTGGGATCTCAGGAAACAGAGGACCCACTGGCCGACCAGGGAAGAGAGGCAAACAG GGAATGAAAGGAGACCCGGGCAGTCTAGGTCCTATGGGACCTGCAGGCCCACAGGGACCTCCTGGCCATCCTGGTCCTCCTGGTTCACCTGCCACAG GACTTTACATGGTTGGAACAAAGGGTGCACGTGGTCCACCTGGGCCGCCTGGAAAGTGTAGCTGCGGCACTTTCAGTAATTCTCAATTTGAAGATCATCCCTCCAGAGGAAGCTATCCTAAAGTACCAGCG ATATTCGTGGTGAGTAATGAGGAAGAACTGGAGCGCCTTCACACAGATAACGCTCTTGCATTCCGCAAAGACCAGAGATCTCTCTATTTCAAAGACATTGATGGCTGGCTGCCAATTCAG ACTTTTCCATTCCAGCTGACTCCGTTCCAGTCCATGGAAAACGCACCAGACGAGGAAGGTTACTGTGGAGATGGGATAGTGCAGATTACTAATGGAGAGGAGTGTGATGACAGAAACAGAGTCGTCACCGACGGCTGTGTCA AGTGTAAACACGCCTACTGTGGAGACGGATATCGCTATGAGGGGGCTGAGGAGTGTGATGGAAAAGACTTTGGATACCAGACATGTAATTCATATCTTCCAGG GTCATATGGTCACCTCAAGTGCACACCATACTGTGTTATTGACTCCACAAACTGCAAGTACTTCACTTGA